A region of Anoplopoma fimbria isolate UVic2021 breed Golden Eagle Sablefish chromosome 24, Afim_UVic_2022, whole genome shotgun sequence DNA encodes the following proteins:
- the LOC129113801 gene encoding olfactory receptor 10A2-like translates to MVSDFKNLGITLHDSYLPLSTNQRSSLANGTWGPNGVTFFIIQGLPSLGQEKMILFVILLLGYIIILGGNSMIIFVALTDSKLNSPMFFFLYNLSFVDIMYTTTTIPKMLSGLLAEMNTISVHGCFLQMQFVIQLGITSRAILTVMAYDRYVAICNPLRYAAIMTRSHRLVLIAGAWSFGAFCTLPATSMSFQRSYCGSNLVKHGWCDPSSVRRLVCGDVRVDNIVSLSCAVVALLTTGVLILTSYILIGVSVSKMGAAQRLKAFGTCAAHLIVVSISYSSASCVYISYRVGNFPPEVRIIVSVLYSALTPFLNPMIYSLKNKELRESIGRTLSRFRPSAVLPTQVFKKVKTVS, encoded by the exons ATGGTGTCTGATTTTAAAAATCTTGGAATCACCCTTCATG ACTCATACCTGCCTTTATCGACCAATCAGAGATCAAGCTTGGCTAACGGCACCTGGGGGCCCAATGGCGTCACTTTCTTCATCATTCAGGGCCTCCCCAGCCTTGGACAAGAAAAGATGATCCTTTTTGTCATCCTGCTTCTGGGTTACATCATCATCCTGGGAGGAAACAGCATGATCATCTTTGTG GCGTTAACTGATTCAAAGCTCAACTcgcccatgttttttttcctctacaaCCTCTCCTTTGTGGACATCAtgtacaccaccaccaccatccccaAAATGCTGTCTGGCCTCCTGGCAGAAATGAACACCATATCTGTCCATGGCTGCTTCCTCCAGATGCAGTTTGTCATTCAGCTAGGTATTACCAGTCGGGCCATCCTGACTGTCATGGCGTACGACCGCTACGTGGCCATTTGCAACCCTCTGCGCTACGCTGCTATCATGACCCGATCCCACCGGCTGGTCCTCATCGCAGGAGCCTGGAGCTTTGGTGCCTTCTGCACGCTGCCAGCCACCTCCATGTCCTTCCAGCGGTCGTACTGCGGCTCTAATTTAGTGAAACATGGCTGGTGCGACCCATCATCTGTAAGGCGGCTGGTGTGTGGTGACGTTAGAGTGGATAACATTGTTTCCCTTTCCTGTGCCGTGGTGGCGCTTCTGACCACAGGAGTCCTCATTCTCACCTCATATATCCTGATTGGTGTTTCGGTATCGAAGATGGGTGCAGCTCAGAGGCTGAAGGCCTTCGGGACGTGTGCTGCCCACCTGATTGTGGTGTCCATCTCTTACAGCTCGGCATCGTGCGTATACATCTCCTACCGGGTGGGAAACTTTCCACCAGAG GTTCGTATCATTGTGTCAGTGCTGTACTCCGCTCTGACTCCTTTCCTGAACCCAATGATCTACAGTCTGAAGAACAAGGAGCTTCGAGAGTCAATCGGGAGGACTCTGAGCAGGTTCAGACCTTCTGCTGTGTTACCAACACAAGTcttcaaaaaagtgaaaacagttTCCTGA
- the LOC129113802 gene encoding olfactory receptor 10J4-like, whose product MVSDFKNLGITLHDSYLPLSTNQRSSLANGTWGPDGITFFIIQGLPSLGQEKMILFVILLLGYIIILGGNSMIIFVALTDSKLNSPMFFFLYNLSFVDIMYTTTTIPNMLSGLLTGMKVISVPGCFFQMHFFIQLAVTGRAILTVMAYDRYVAICNPLRYAAIMTRSHRLLLIAGAWSFGAFCTLPATSLSLQRSYCGSNLVKHGWCDPSSLRRLVCGDVRVDNVVSLSFAVVALLTTGVLILTSYILIGVSVSKMGAAQRLKAFGTCAAHLIVVSISYSSASCVYISYRVGNFPPEVRIIVSVLYSALTPFLNPMIYSLKNKELRESIGRTLSRFRPSAVLPTQVFKKVKTVS is encoded by the exons ATGGTGTCTGATTTTAAAAATCTTGGAATCACCCTTCATG ACTCATACCTGCCTTTATCGACCAATCAGAGATCAAGCTTGGCTAACGGCACCTGGGGGCCCGATGGCATCACTTTCTTCATCATTCAGGGCCTCCCCAGCCTTGGACAAGAAAAGATGATCCTTTTTGTCATCCTGCTTCTGGGTTACATCATCATCCTGGGAGGAAACAGCATGATCATCTTTGTG GCGTTAACTGATTCAAAGCTCAACTcgcccatgttttttttcctctacaaCCTCTCCTTTGTGGACATCAtgtacaccaccaccaccatccccaACATGCTGTCTGGCCTCTTGACAGGCATGAAAGTAATTTCTGTCCCGGGCTGCTTCTTCCAGATGCATTTTTTCATTCAGCTGGCTGTTACTGGTCGGGCCATCCTGACTGTCATGGCGTACGACCGCTACGTGGCCATTTGCAACCCTCTGCGCTACGCTGCTATCATGACCCGATCCCACCGGCTGCTCCTCATCGCAGGAGCCTGGAGCTTTGGTGCCTTCTGCACGCTGCCAGCCACCTCCTTGTCCCTGCAGCGGTCGTACTGCGGCTCTAATTTAGTGAAACATGGCTGGTGCGACCCATCATCTTTAAGGCGGCTGGTGTGTGGTGACGTTAGAGTGGATAACGTTGTTTCCCTTTCCTTTGCCGTGGTGGCGCTTCTGACCACAGGAGTCCTCATTCTCACCTCATATATCCTGATTGGTGTTTCGGTATCGAAGATGGGTGCAGCTCAGAGGCTGAAGGCCTTCGGGACGTGTGCTGCCCACCTGATTGTGGTGTCCATCTCTTACAGCTCGGCATCGTGCGTATACATCTCCTACCGGGTGGGAAACTTTCCACCAGAG GTTCGTATCATTGTGTCAGTGCTTTACTCCGCTCTGACTCCTTTCCTGAACCCAATGATCTACAGTCTGAAGAACAAGGAGCTTCGAGAGTCAATCGGGAGGACTCTGAGCAGGTTCAGACCTTCTGCTGTGTTACCAACACAAGTcttcaaaaaagtgaaaacagttTCCTGA